One window of Misgurnus anguillicaudatus chromosome 13, ASM2758022v2, whole genome shotgun sequence genomic DNA carries:
- the pkig gene encoding cAMP-dependent protein kinase inhibitor gamma, translated as MMDVETSYSEFINCDRTGRRNAVPDITGEAVVVGTGELTKDMAQMDLKPAEGDASGPSAPEAEASGSQDNQGKEGPS; from the exons ATGATGGACGTTGAGACGTCATATTCAGAGTTTATAAACTGTGATCGTACGGGTCGCAGAAACGCAGTGCCAGACATTACAGGAGAGGCGGTGGTGGTGGGGACCGGTGAACTTACCAAAGACATGGCTCAGATGGACCTGAAACCTGCAG AGGGAGATGCTTCCGGACCTTCAGCCCCCGAAGCAGAGGCATCCGGCAGCCAGGACAATCAGGGAAAAGAGGGTCCATCGTAA